In Triticum urartu cultivar G1812 chromosome 6, Tu2.1, whole genome shotgun sequence, the following proteins share a genomic window:
- the LOC125514851 gene encoding sterol carrier protein 2, protein MEASKLKAARLLEQMSAHLATDAGKEIANKVGFVYQLNISPKKMGVDEEIFVVDLKKGAVSTGKYEGTPDAAFTFTDDDFLAIASGKLNPQMAFIRGKLKIKGSISAAQKFTPDIFPKPSKL, encoded by the exons ATGGAGGCGAGCAAGCTCAAGGCGGCCAGGCTCCTGGAGCAGATGAGCGCCCACCTCGCCACCGACGCCGGCAAGGAGATCGCCAACAAGGTCGGCTTCGTCTACCAGCTCAACATCTCGCCCAAG AAGATGGGCGTGGACGAGGAGATCTTCGTCGTGGACCTCAAGAAGGGCGCCGTCTCCACAG GGAAGTACGAGGGGACGCCGGACGCGGCCTTCACCTTCACCGACGACGACTTCCTCGCCATCGCCAGCGGCAAGCTGAACCCGCAGATGGCGTTTATAAG GGGCAAGCTGAAGATCAAGGGGAGCATCAGCGCCGCGCAGAAGTTCACGCCGGACATCTTCCCCAAGCCGTCCAAGTTGTAG
- the LOC125514848 gene encoding protein DCL, chloroplastic, protein MQFPPSPARSMAAPAAVPAVSCLRLLLLPGFSASLLASRGRARGVAVRSGAAPPDPAAMLRRPAAATTAAEEREADADASLGSPVDDEPPEEGRRRRGPEREWVDWEDLILEDTVPLVGFVRMILHSGKYSSGERLSPEHEKAILERLLPYHPQYKKKIGCGIDYITLGLHPEFENSRCLFIVRTDGEQVDFSFWKCIKGLIRQKYPLYADSFILRHFRRRQDY, encoded by the exons ATGCAGTTCCCCCCGTCGCCCGCGCGCTCCATGGCCGCGCCCGCGGCCGTGCCCGCCGTGTCCTGcctgcgcctcctcctcctccccggGTTCAGCGCCTCCCTCCTCGCGAGCCGCGGCCGCGCCCGCGGGGTGGCAGTGAGGTCGGGCGCGGCCCCGCCCGACCCGGCGGCCATGCTGCGCcggccggccgccgccacgaCGGCCGCGGAGGAGCGGGAGGCCGACGCGGACGCCTCGCTGGGCTCTCCGGTGGACGACGAGCCGCccgaggaggggaggaggaggagggggcccgAGAGGGAGTGGGTGGACTGGGAGGACCTCATCCTCGAGGACACCGTGCCGCTCGTCGGCTTCGTGCGGATGATACTCCACTCCGGCAA GTACTCAAGTGGTGAGCGGTTGAGTCCTGAACATGAAAAGGCCATACTTGAACGATTGCTTCCATATCATCCACAATATAAGAAGAAAATTGGATGTGGTATCGACTACATCACG cTAGGGTTGCATCCAGAATTCGAGAACTCAAGGTGTTTGTTCATAGTTAGGACGGACGGCGAGCAGGTCGATTTTTCTTTCTGGAAGTGCATCAAGGGTCTCATAAGACAAAAGTACCCCTTGTACGCAGACAGCTTCATTCTCAGACATTTCCGCAGGAGGCAGGACTACTGA
- the LOC125514849 gene encoding ferredoxin--nitrite reductase, chloroplastic, with product MSSSASLQSFLPPSAHAARSSSRHRPSRARPFQCAAVSAPSSSAASPSASAVPAERLEPRVEQREGGYWVLKEKYRTSLNPQEKVKLGKEPMALFTEGGIKELAKLPMEQIDADKLTKEDVDVRLKWLGLFHRRKQQYGRFMMRLKLPNGVTTSEQTRYLAGVIEKYGKEGCADVTTRQNWQIRGVTLPDVPEILEGLRSVGLTSLQSGMDNVRNPVGSPLAGIDPLEIVDTRPYTNLLSSYITNNSEGNLAITNLPRKWNVCVIGTHDLYEHPHINDLAYMPAEKDGKFGFNLLVGGFISPKRWGEALPLDAWVPGDDIIPVCKAVLEAFRDLGTRGNRQKTRMMWLIDELGMEAFRSEIEKRMPNGVLERAAAEDLIDKKWERRDYLGVHPQKQEGLSFVGLHVPVGRLQAADMFELARLADEYGSGELRLTVEQNIVLPNVRNDKVEALLAEPLLEKFSAHPSLLMKGLVACTGNQFCGQAIIETKARALQVTRDVEARVSVPRAVRMHWTGCPNSCAQVQVADIGFMGCLTKNSSGKIVEAADIFVGGRVGSDSHLTGVYKKAVPCEDLVPVVADLLVERFGAVPREREEDEE from the exons ATGTCTTCCTCGGCCTCCCTGCAGAGCTTCCTCCCGCCCTCGGCCCACGCGGCGAGGTCGTCGTCCCGGCACCGGCCCAGCCGCGCCCGCCCCTTCCAGTGCGCGGCCGTCTCCGCGCCGTCGTCGTCGGCCGCCTCGCCGTCGGCCTCGGCCGTCCCGGCGGAGCGGCTGGAGCCTCGCGTGGAGCAGCGGGAGGGCGGCTACTGGGTGCTCAAGGAGAAGTACCGCACCAGCCTGAACCCGCAGGAGAAGGTGAAGCTGGGCAAGGAGCCCATGGCGCTCTTCACGGAGGGCGGCATCAAGGAGCTCGCCAAGCTGCCCATGGAGCAGATCGACGCCGACAAGCTCACCAAGGAGGACGTCGACGTGCGGCTCAAGTGGCTCGGCCTCTTCCACCGCCGCAAGCAGCAGT ATGGGCGGTTCATGATGCGGCTGAAGCTGCCCAACGGCGTGACGACGAGCGAGCAGACGCGGTACCTGGCCGGCGTGATCGAGAAGTACGGCAAGGAGGGGTGCGCCGACGTGACGACCCGGCAGAACTGGCAGATCCGCGGCGTGACGCTGCCGGACGTGCCGGAGATCCTGGAGGGGCTCCGCTCCGTCGGCCTCACCAGCCTGCAGAGCGGCATGGACAACGTGCGCAACCCCGTCGGCAGCCCGCTCGCCGGCATCGACCCCCTCGAGATCGTCGACACGCGCCCCTACACCAACCTCCTCTCCTCCTACATCACCAACAACTCCGAGGGCAACCTCGCCATCACCAACCT TCCTAGGAAGTGGAACGTGTGCGTGATCGGCACCCACGACCTGTACGAGCACCCGCATATCAACGACCTGGCGTACATGCCGGCCGAGAAGGACGGCAAGTTCGGGTTCAACCTGCTGGTGGGCGGGTTCATCAGCCCCAAGAGGTGGGGCGAGGCCCTGCCGCTCGACGCCTGGGTGCCCGGCGACGACATCATCCCGGTCTGCAAGGCCGTCCTCGAGGCCTTCCGCGACCTCGGCACCAGGGGCAACCGCCAGAAGACGCGCATGATGTGGCTCATCGACGAGCTC GGGATGGAGGCGTTCCGGTCGGAGATCGAGAAGAGGATGCCGAACGGCGTGCTGGAGCGCGCGGCGGCCGAGGACCTGATCGACAAGAAGTGGGAGAGGCGTGACTACCTCGGCGTGCACCCGCAGAAGCAGGAGGGGCTCTCCTTCGTCGGCCTGCACGTGCCCGTCGGCCGGCTGCAGGCCGCCGACATGTTCGAGCTGGCCCGCCTCGCCGACGAGTacggctccggcgagctccgcctcACCGTGGAGCAGAACATCGTGCTCCCCAACGTCAGGAACGACAAGGTGGAGGCGCTGCTCGCCGAGCCGCTGCTGGAGAAGTTCTCGGCGCACCCGTCGCTGCTGATGAAGGGGCTGGTGGCGTGCACCGGCAACCAGTTCTGCGGGCAGGCCATCATCGAGACCAAGGCGCGGGCGCTGCAGGTGACGCGCGACGTGGAGGCGCGCGTGTCCGTGCCCAGGGCGGTGCGCATGCACTGGACGGGGTGCCCCAACAGCTGCGCGCAGGTGCAGGTGGCCGACATCGGCTTCATGGGCTGCCTCACCAAGAACAGCAGCGGCAAGATCGTCGAGGCGGCGGACATCTTCGTCGGCGGCCGCGTCGGCAGCGACTCGCACCTCACGGGGGTGTACAAGAAGGCGGTGCCGTGCGAGGACCTGGTGCCCGTCGTCGCCGACCTCCTGGTGGAGCGGTTCGGGGCCGTGcccagggagagggaggaggacgaggagtaG